From the Corythoichthys intestinalis isolate RoL2023-P3 chromosome 13, ASM3026506v1, whole genome shotgun sequence genome, one window contains:
- the LOC130929102 gene encoding gastrula zinc finger protein XlCGF26.1-like: protein MRARRSPAAKFEAELCAAKAQRRHQLSTACKMQVKVVLRRLAVEDVPSILSGKTSHALQMDRMSTGFSKYLGPDAQQLKREVQHPIRKEEVALPYVKEEDDITMSSGEPSNGEDGPSEVSRGTEPQSGSSSSTKGHIFIAPSDRKGTTSHSPYKDGGQKKSHGDGQLCKCSQCGKTFPNNYACRKHMRSHTDEKPFVCSVCGQKFSRKGGLNEHTRTHTGEKPFSCSVCGQKFTQKRNLISHARTHTGEKPFSCSVCGKRFTQKGTLNTHTRTHTGEKPFSCSVCGHSFTNKRNLETHTRTHTGEKPFSCSVCGQGFTSKKMLKIHSITHTGEKPFACLDCGKKFISKHILESHTRTHTGEKPFSCSVCGQRFTEKQSSKIHLRTHTGEKPFSCSICGQGFTSKQSLKRHSRTHTGEKPFACSDCGQKFSRKNDLKNHTRTHTGEKPFSCSVCEKRFTQKRALNTHTRTHTGEKPFSCSVCGQVFKFTTAKYIQEPTLVKNLFPAHFVVRDSLQSKS from the exons ttgaagacgtcccatccattttgagtggaaaGACCTCCCatgcacttcaaatggatcggatgtcAACTG gtttcagcAAATATCTTGGTCCTGATGCTCAACAGCTAAAGAGAGAAGTACAACATCCAATCAGAAAGGAGGAGGTAGCGCTGCCATACGTTAAAGAGGAGGATGATATCACCATGTCGAGTGGTGAGCCCTCGAATGGCGAGGATGGTCCGAGTGAAGTTAGCAGAGGGACGGAGCCTCAAAGCGGCAGCAGCAGCTCAACAAAAGGACACATTTTCATTGCACCGTCAGATAGAAAAGGCACCACGTCACATTCCCCTTACAAAGATGGTGGTCAGAAGAAATCTCACGGTGACGGCCAACtctgcaaatgctctcagtgtgggaaaacctttcCTAATAACTATGCTTGTCGTAAGCATATGAGGAGCCACACTGAcgaaaaaccttttgtctgctcagtttgtggtcaaaaattcagTCGAAAGGGTGGCTTAAacgaacacacaagaacccacactggtgaaaaacctttttcctgctcagtttgtggtcaaaaattcacTCAGAAGAGAAACTTAATAAGTCACgctagaacccacactggtgaaaaacctttttcctgctcagtttgtggaaaaagattcactcagaagggcaccttaaacacacacacaagaacccacactggtgaaaaacctttttcctgctcagtttgtggtcacagTTTCACTAACAAGAGAAACTTAGAAACACACACGAGAACCCACaccggtgaaaaacctttttcctgctcagtttgtggtcagggATTCACTTCAaagaaaatgttaaaaatacactcaataacccacactggagaaaaaccttttgcctgcttagattgtggtaaaaaattcaTTAGCAAACACATCTTAGAAAGTCACACTAGAACTCACACTGGTgagaaacctttttcctgctcagtttgtggtcaaagattcactgaAAAACAAAGCTCAAAAATACACTTGAGAACCCACaccggtgaaaaacctttttcctgctcaatttgtggtcAGGGATTCACTTCAAAGCAAAGCTTAAAAAGACACTCAAGAACCCAcaccggagaaaaaccttttgcctgctcagatTGTGGTCAAAAATTTAGTCGCAAGAACGACTTAAAAAATCACACTCGAacacacactggtgaaaaacctttttcctgctcagtttgtgaaaaaagattcactcagaagcgcgccttaaacacacacacaagaacccacactggtgaaaaacctttttcctgctcagtttgtggtcaagtatTCAAATTCACCACTGCAAAGTACATACAAGAACCCaccctggtgaaaaacctttttcctgctcattttgtggtCAGGGATTCACTTCAAAGCAAATCTTAA